From Stenotrophomonas nitritireducens, the proteins below share one genomic window:
- a CDS encoding PhoH family protein has product MTTTTHRDFTLDPADNERLANLAGPFDEHLRQVELKLGVEIANRGHVFRVSGPGKTALEAEKLLKALYAEAGEAVFDSHAIHLRLNRANVDHVTEQAYEAQEVAIKVKRGTVRGRGLNQASYLHQIATHDISFGIGPAGTGKTFLAVAMAVDALNESRVQRLILVRPAVEAGEKLGFLPGDLTQKVDPYLRPLYDALYEMLGVEKVAKLLEKNVIEIAPLAYMRGRTLNDAFVILDEAQNTTIEQMKMFLTRLGFGSTAVVTGDLTQTDLPKHVKSGLRDAIEVLRGVDGVSFTFFESRDVVRHPLVARIVSAYDRRDLQQVKPGASE; this is encoded by the coding sequence ATGACCACCACGACGCATCGCGATTTCACTCTCGACCCGGCTGACAACGAGCGGCTGGCCAACCTGGCCGGGCCGTTCGACGAGCACCTGCGCCAGGTAGAACTCAAACTGGGCGTGGAGATTGCCAACCGCGGCCATGTTTTCCGCGTCAGCGGCCCGGGCAAAACCGCGCTGGAAGCGGAAAAACTGCTCAAGGCGCTGTATGCGGAAGCAGGCGAAGCCGTCTTCGACAGCCATGCCATCCACCTGCGCCTGAACCGCGCCAACGTGGACCATGTAACCGAACAGGCCTACGAAGCGCAGGAAGTGGCGATCAAGGTCAAGCGCGGCACCGTGCGTGGCCGCGGCCTCAACCAAGCCAGCTACCTGCACCAGATCGCCACCCACGACATCAGCTTCGGCATCGGTCCGGCCGGCACCGGCAAGACCTTCCTGGCCGTGGCGATGGCGGTGGATGCCCTGAACGAATCACGCGTGCAGCGGCTGATCCTGGTGCGCCCGGCGGTGGAAGCCGGCGAGAAGCTGGGCTTCCTGCCCGGCGACCTCACCCAGAAGGTCGACCCCTACCTGCGCCCGCTGTACGACGCCCTGTACGAAATGCTGGGCGTGGAAAAGGTAGCCAAGCTGCTGGAAAAGAACGTCATCGAGATCGCCCCGCTGGCGTATATGCGCGGGCGCACCCTCAACGACGCCTTCGTGATCCTGGACGAGGCACAGAACACCACCATCGAGCAGATGAAAATGTTCCTGACCCGGCTTGGCTTCGGCTCCACCGCCGTGGTCACCGGCGACCTGACCCAGACCGACCTGCCCAAGCACGTCAAATCCGGGCTGCGCGACGCCATCGAAGTACTGCGCGGCGTGGACGGGGTCAGCTTCACCTTCTTCGAATCCCGCGATGTGGTGCGCCACCCGCTGGTGGCCCGCATCGTCAGCGCCTACGACCGCCGCGACCTGCAGCAGGTCAAACCCGGAGCAAGCGAATGA
- the ybeY gene encoding rRNA maturation RNase YbeY, translating to MTKGPVRLDVAVSYALPRAGLPAAVSFRRWVAAALNGRIREADLAIRVVDAKEGQSLNRHYRGKDYATNVLSFPADIPEGLPKGVKFPLLGDLVICAPVVAREAEEQDKALNAHYAHLTVHGVLHLLGWDHEDDKEAEAMEQLEREILADLGIADPYANEQ from the coding sequence ATGACCAAGGGCCCTGTACGTCTGGACGTTGCCGTCAGCTACGCCCTGCCCCGCGCCGGCCTGCCGGCAGCGGTCAGCTTCCGCCGTTGGGTAGCTGCCGCCCTCAACGGCCGCATCCGCGAGGCCGACCTGGCCATCCGCGTGGTAGACGCCAAGGAAGGCCAATCGCTGAACCGCCATTACCGCGGCAAGGATTACGCCACCAATGTGCTCAGCTTTCCGGCCGACATCCCGGAAGGCCTGCCCAAGGGCGTGAAGTTTCCGCTGCTGGGCGACCTGGTGATCTGCGCGCCTGTGGTGGCCCGCGAGGCCGAGGAACAGGACAAGGCGCTGAACGCGCATTACGCCCACCTCACCGTGCACGGGGTGCTGCACCTGCTCGGCTGGGACCATGAAGATGACAAGGAAGCCGAGGCCATGGAGCAGCTGGAACGCGAGATCCTGGCCGACCTCGGCATTGCCGACCCCTACGCCAACGAGCAGTAG
- a CDS encoding HlyC/CorC family transporter: protein MSEDDSSTSPENGEKKRSWLERLGSAFSSEPHTRDELVAILQTAQQDGLIAADTLRMMEGAISVAELTVGDVMIPRSHMVSLPVDCPFIELMKQVVESGHSRFPVHGENKDDILGILLAKDLLRGVVADNTHASVRELLRPAVLIPESKKLNVLLKEFRLSRNHMAIVVDEYGGVAGLVTIEDVLEQIVGQIDDEHDETEDHTSQIAILADGRYVVDALTTIGDFNERFGAGFSDDDYDTIGGLVTEAVGHLPEIGDELTLERFVFRVAKADARRVQAFHVTILPPEDQDAD from the coding sequence ATGTCTGAAGACGACAGTAGTACCTCGCCCGAAAACGGCGAGAAGAAACGCAGCTGGCTGGAGCGCCTGGGTTCGGCGTTCTCCAGCGAACCCCATACCCGCGACGAACTGGTCGCCATCCTGCAGACCGCACAGCAGGACGGCCTGATCGCCGCCGATACCTTGCGAATGATGGAAGGCGCCATTTCGGTGGCCGAGCTGACCGTCGGCGACGTGATGATCCCGCGCTCGCACATGGTGTCCCTGCCGGTGGATTGCCCCTTCATCGAGTTGATGAAGCAGGTGGTCGAGTCCGGCCACTCACGCTTCCCGGTGCACGGCGAGAACAAGGACGACATCCTTGGCATCCTGCTGGCCAAGGATCTGCTGCGCGGTGTGGTCGCCGACAATACCCACGCCAGCGTGCGCGAGCTGCTGCGTCCGGCCGTGCTCATTCCCGAATCGAAGAAGCTCAATGTGCTGCTCAAGGAGTTCCGGCTCTCGCGCAACCACATGGCCATCGTGGTTGATGAGTACGGCGGGGTCGCCGGCCTGGTCACCATCGAGGACGTGCTGGAGCAGATCGTCGGCCAGATCGACGACGAGCACGACGAGACCGAAGACCACACCTCGCAGATCGCCATCCTCGCCGATGGCCGCTACGTGGTGGATGCCTTGACCACCATCGGCGACTTCAACGAGCGCTTCGGTGCTGGTTTCTCCGATGACGACTACGACACCATCGGCGGCCTGGTCACCGAGGCGGTGGGCCACCTGCCGGAAATCGGCGATGAGCTGACCCTGGAGCGTTTCGTGTTCCGCGTGGCCAAGGCCGATGCACGCCGCGTGCAGGCCTTCCACGTCACCATCCTGCCGCCTGAAGACCAGGACGCCGATTGA
- a CDS encoding DUF4105 domain-containing protein: MLFLLLAAMASSAQPVAPPPSASSAAPRIGVVTMLPGEVFFERFGHDALVVMDPASGQATSYNFGFFDPSEPDFISNFVRGRMMYYLVALPLEEDLAQYEHVGRGASIQWLDLPPAQAHALADALAERAKPENARYRYDYFTANCATMVRDSLDQAMGGALQSQLAGRSRGNSYRSESVRLASPSPWMWLGFDLGLGPNADQPLSRWQEAFVPMRLADSLREVRNSEGRPLVQAEQQLLPQRLAPEPKEKQRSWWPWLLVGLAVAAALHAARRKPRLIAAFALPFWLFCGIAGALLTFLWGFSEHQAAWANRNLLLLNPLALLLVAGAWSLLRGRQPRAWFRVVLWLMTGIALLALPLHWLSLQAQFNVQWIVLLLPIHLVLALMFGRRSLASPAS, encoded by the coding sequence ATGCTGTTCCTGCTGCTGGCCGCGATGGCCAGCAGCGCACAGCCTGTCGCCCCCCCGCCCAGCGCTTCCAGCGCGGCACCGCGCATCGGCGTGGTGACCATGCTGCCGGGCGAAGTGTTCTTCGAGCGCTTCGGCCATGACGCCCTAGTGGTGATGGACCCGGCCAGCGGCCAGGCAACGTCATACAACTTCGGTTTCTTCGACCCGTCCGAGCCGGACTTCATCAGCAACTTCGTGCGCGGCAGGATGATGTATTACCTGGTCGCACTGCCGCTGGAAGAAGACCTGGCCCAGTACGAGCATGTCGGGCGCGGCGCCAGCATCCAGTGGCTCGACCTGCCGCCGGCGCAGGCACATGCCCTGGCCGATGCGCTGGCCGAACGGGCCAAGCCCGAAAACGCGCGCTACCGCTACGACTACTTCACCGCCAACTGCGCCACCATGGTGCGCGACAGCCTGGACCAGGCGATGGGCGGCGCCCTGCAATCGCAGCTGGCCGGCCGCTCACGCGGCAACAGCTACCGCAGTGAATCGGTGCGACTGGCCTCGCCTTCGCCGTGGATGTGGCTGGGCTTCGACCTGGGCCTGGGACCCAACGCCGACCAGCCGCTGTCACGCTGGCAGGAAGCCTTCGTGCCGATGCGCCTGGCGGACAGCCTGCGCGAAGTGCGCAACAGCGAAGGCCGGCCGCTGGTTCAGGCCGAACAACAGCTGCTGCCGCAACGCCTGGCGCCCGAGCCGAAGGAAAAACAGCGTTCCTGGTGGCCGTGGCTGCTGGTCGGGCTGGCGGTGGCGGCGGCGCTGCATGCCGCGCGCCGCAAGCCGCGCCTGATTGCCGCGTTCGCACTGCCGTTCTGGCTGTTCTGCGGTATTGCCGGCGCCCTGCTGACCTTCCTGTGGGGCTTCAGCGAGCACCAGGCCGCCTGGGCCAACCGCAACCTGCTGCTGCTCAACCCGCTGGCCCTGTTGCTGGTCGCGGGCGCATGGAGCCTGCTGCGCGGACGTCAGCCGCGTGCCTGGTTCCGGGTAGTGCTGTGGCTGATGACCGGCATCGCCCTGCTGGCCCTGCCCCTGCATTGGCTGTCACTGCAGGCACAGTTCAACGTGCAATGGATCGTGTTGCTGCTGCCCATCCATCTGGTCCTTGCGCTGATGTTTGGGCGCCGCAGCTTGGCGTCACCGGCCAGCTGA
- a CDS encoding magnesium and cobalt transport protein CorA encodes MTTGITPQTVQANPACVINCTWYGADGTQRALDLDSISDVLADDAKGFVWVGLYEPNDSVLDKVQEEFNLHPLAIEDTRKAHQRPKIETYGNSLFVVVHTAQVVDERIRYGETHAFLGPRFLVTVRHGASLSYAPVRARLEREPELLAMGPSFCLYSVLDAVVDHYLPITDSFRDTLDLLEKDIFADSYKRRTVIRLYELKRELNKMRLAVAPLQDALAQLQRNQAQLINEEVRLYLRDVQDHAARVNEAIDTLREMLGTALSVNLSLVTLGQGETVKQLGAWAALLAAPTLVTSWYGMNFAHMPELGGRFAYPLLMVGVGVICVVLYRLFKRSGWL; translated from the coding sequence ATGACAACCGGCATCACTCCCCAAACCGTACAGGCCAACCCGGCCTGCGTGATCAACTGCACTTGGTATGGCGCCGACGGCACACAGCGTGCGCTGGACCTGGACAGCATCAGCGACGTGCTGGCCGACGATGCCAAGGGTTTTGTCTGGGTCGGCCTGTACGAGCCCAATGACAGCGTGCTGGACAAGGTGCAGGAAGAGTTCAACCTGCACCCGCTGGCCATTGAAGACACGCGCAAGGCGCACCAGCGGCCCAAGATCGAAACCTACGGCAATTCGTTGTTCGTGGTGGTGCATACCGCGCAGGTGGTGGATGAGCGCATCCGCTACGGCGAAACCCATGCCTTTCTCGGCCCGCGCTTCCTGGTGACAGTGCGCCACGGCGCGTCGCTGTCGTATGCGCCGGTGCGCGCACGGCTGGAACGAGAGCCCGAGCTGTTGGCGATGGGGCCCTCGTTCTGCCTGTATTCGGTGCTGGACGCGGTGGTCGACCACTACCTGCCGATCACCGACAGCTTCCGCGACACCCTGGACCTGCTTGAGAAGGACATCTTCGCCGACAGCTACAAGCGGCGCACGGTGATCCGCCTGTACGAACTCAAGCGCGAGCTCAACAAGATGCGCCTGGCGGTAGCCCCGCTGCAGGACGCCCTGGCACAGTTGCAACGCAACCAGGCACAGCTGATCAACGAAGAAGTGCGGCTCTACCTGCGCGACGTGCAGGACCATGCCGCACGCGTCAATGAGGCCATCGACACCCTGCGCGAAATGCTGGGCACCGCCTTGAGCGTGAACCTGTCACTGGTGACGCTGGGACAGGGCGAAACCGTCAAGCAGCTCGGCGCCTGGGCTGCCCTGCTCGCCGCCCCCACGTTGGTCACCAGCTGGTACGGCATGAACTTCGCGCATATGCCGGAGCTGGGCGGGCGCTTTGCCTATCCATTGCTGATGGTCGGCGTTGGCGTGATCTGCGTGGTGCTGTACCGCCTGTTCAAACGTTCCGGCTGGCTTTGA
- a CDS encoding M24 family metallopeptidase, with protein sequence MQDKQPTPARRRFLRNTLIAGAAALPMSQLASAQGSGNSDATVPASMRGLKPVAAQVVPIGNDERIARVAKAQRLMAEHGIDAVFIGAGSSLTYFTGMRWWDSERLTGVILPRKGEPVYVTPEFERVRTLEQIKLGNDVRGWQEDEDPYALVAKVLRDMGHATGTLGMEEAVPYFRAKGIADALPQAKVVPAWPVVSGCRRVKSAAELALMKLANETTLAVYEAVWKALQPGMTEQDISALLAMAYARTGLSGDASVNIGKYTASPHGSDKPQHLVEGTPIIFDGGCRAGGYTSDITRTVVLGQPNDEIRKVFDIVLKAQTAALHAARPGVAMGDVDAAARKVISDAGYGPDYRYFSHRLGHGIGIDMHEWDYLVRGNKHLLEPGMTFSDEPGIYIPDRFGVRLEDILYVTEDGAALMTPQSKSIDQPFG encoded by the coding sequence ATGCAAGACAAGCAGCCCACACCCGCACGCCGCCGCTTCCTGCGCAACACGCTGATTGCGGGTGCCGCAGCGCTGCCCATGTCGCAGCTGGCGTCGGCCCAAGGTAGCGGCAACAGCGACGCCACGGTGCCGGCGTCGATGCGCGGGCTGAAACCGGTCGCCGCGCAGGTAGTGCCGATCGGCAATGACGAGCGCATTGCGCGGGTAGCCAAGGCCCAGCGGTTGATGGCCGAGCATGGCATCGACGCGGTGTTCATTGGCGCCGGCAGCTCGTTGACCTATTTCACCGGGATGCGCTGGTGGGACAGCGAACGCCTGACCGGCGTGATCCTGCCGCGCAAGGGTGAGCCGGTCTATGTCACCCCGGAATTCGAGCGGGTGCGCACGCTGGAGCAGATCAAGCTCGGCAACGACGTGCGCGGCTGGCAGGAAGATGAAGATCCCTACGCGCTGGTAGCCAAGGTGCTGCGCGACATGGGCCACGCCACCGGCACGCTGGGCATGGAAGAAGCCGTGCCCTATTTCCGCGCCAAGGGCATTGCCGATGCGCTGCCACAGGCCAAGGTGGTACCGGCCTGGCCGGTGGTGTCCGGCTGCCGCCGGGTAAAGAGCGCGGCCGAACTGGCACTGATGAAGCTGGCCAACGAAACCACGCTGGCCGTCTATGAAGCGGTGTGGAAGGCCTTGCAGCCGGGCATGACCGAACAGGACATCAGCGCGCTGCTGGCCATGGCCTATGCGCGCACCGGCCTGAGCGGCGATGCCAGCGTCAACATCGGCAAGTACACCGCCTCGCCGCATGGCTCGGACAAACCGCAACACCTGGTCGAAGGCACGCCGATCATCTTCGATGGCGGCTGCCGTGCCGGTGGTTACACCAGCGACATCACACGCACCGTAGTACTGGGCCAACCGAACGATGAGATCCGCAAGGTGTTCGACATCGTGTTGAAGGCGCAGACAGCGGCATTGCATGCCGCGCGTCCGGGCGTGGCGATGGGTGATGTGGACGCCGCGGCGCGCAAGGTGATCAGCGACGCCGGCTATGGTCCGGACTATCGCTATTTCAGTCACCGCCTGGGTCACGGCATCGGCATCGACATGCACGAATGGGATTACCTGGTGCGTGGCAACAAGCATTTGCTGGAGCCGGGAATGACCTTCAGCGACGAACCGGGTATCTACATCCCGGACCGTTTCGGCGTGCGCCTGGAGGACATCCTCTACGTCACCGAAGACGGCGCGGCACTGATGACGCCGCAGAGCAAGTCCATCGACCAGCCGTTTGGTTGA
- a CDS encoding NAD-dependent succinate-semialdehyde dehydrogenase has product MASYQTINPFSGQVVRTVELMTAAAIEQRLAAAASAFPQWAGLSLDQRGDYLRNIAGGLRARRDDIQRTMTAEMGKLRREALAEIEKSAAACGYYADHAADYLKPQPIPTEAQRSYVIYQPIGCVMAVMPWNFPFWQVIRFLAPGLMAGNVALLKHASNVPGCADLLREIVAAAGVPEGVFDVLHIDNDQAAEVLRDRRIKAVTLTGSERAGRSIAANAGDQLKKCVMELGGSDAFVVLDDADLDLAAAAAVRSRFDNAGQTCIAAKRFILVDSIADAFVQRFVEAAQVRVYGDPQEEATTMAPMARADLRDELHKQVRASIGKGAKVLLGGAPVADSNAGYLATILDNVGPGMPAYDEELFGPVAAIIRVKDEAEAVRVANDTSFGLGGSVWTRDVLRGENVAVQLECGAAFVNSVVKSDARLPFGGTKRSGFGRELAGPGIHEFMNIKTVYVA; this is encoded by the coding sequence ATGGCGTCGTATCAGACTATCAATCCCTTCAGCGGCCAGGTCGTGCGCACGGTCGAGCTGATGACGGCGGCTGCCATCGAGCAGCGGCTGGCAGCGGCTGCATCGGCCTTCCCGCAATGGGCGGGGTTGTCGCTGGATCAACGCGGTGACTATCTGCGCAACATCGCTGGCGGCCTGCGCGCGCGCCGTGACGACATCCAGCGCACGATGACGGCCGAGATGGGCAAGCTGCGCCGCGAGGCACTGGCCGAAATCGAAAAGAGCGCCGCAGCCTGCGGGTACTACGCCGATCACGCCGCGGACTATCTCAAGCCGCAGCCCATCCCCACCGAAGCCCAGCGCAGCTATGTCATCTACCAGCCGATCGGCTGCGTGATGGCGGTGATGCCGTGGAATTTCCCGTTCTGGCAAGTGATCCGTTTTCTGGCCCCGGGGCTGATGGCCGGCAATGTCGCCCTGCTCAAGCACGCCAGCAATGTTCCCGGCTGTGCCGATCTGCTGCGCGAGATTGTGGCCGCCGCCGGCGTACCCGAGGGTGTGTTCGACGTGCTGCATATCGACAACGACCAGGCCGCCGAAGTGCTGCGTGACCGACGGATCAAGGCGGTCACCCTGACCGGTAGCGAACGCGCTGGCCGTTCGATTGCCGCCAACGCGGGCGATCAGCTGAAGAAATGCGTGATGGAGCTGGGCGGCAGCGATGCCTTCGTGGTGCTGGACGATGCCGATCTGGACCTGGCCGCCGCCGCTGCGGTGCGTTCGCGCTTCGACAATGCCGGTCAGACCTGCATCGCGGCCAAGCGCTTCATCCTGGTGGATTCGATTGCCGATGCCTTCGTGCAGCGCTTCGTTGAAGCGGCGCAGGTGCGCGTATACGGCGACCCGCAGGAGGAAGCGACCACCATGGCGCCGATGGCGCGCGCTGACCTGCGCGATGAGCTGCACAAGCAGGTACGGGCCAGTATCGGCAAGGGCGCGAAGGTGCTGCTGGGTGGCGCACCGGTTGCCGACAGCAATGCCGGCTACCTGGCCACCATTCTCGACAATGTCGGGCCCGGCATGCCCGCCTATGACGAGGAGTTGTTCGGCCCGGTGGCGGCGATCATCCGGGTCAAGGATGAAGCCGAGGCGGTGCGGGTTGCCAATGACACCAGCTTCGGTCTTGGCGGCAGCGTCTGGACCCGCGATGTGCTGCGCGGTGAGAACGTCGCCGTGCAGCTGGAATGCGGTGCGGCCTTCGTCAATTCAGTGGTGAAGAGCGATGCACGCTTGCCGTTTGGTGGCACCAAACGCTCGGGCTTTGGGCGCGAATTGGCGGGGCCGGGCATTCATGAGTTCATGAATATCAAAACCGTTTACGTGGCCTGA
- a CDS encoding ABC transporter permease subunit — MSMTRRSSWLGWSILLLGFAFLYLPILLLMVYSFNSSRLATVWAGFSTQWYGELFRDRQLLQAAWISIKIAFWTASASMVIGTMAAMAMTRFKRFPSKTLFGALVTAPLVMPEVIIGLSILLMLVSMGGLFGLPSKGVVAIWIAHVTFTISFVTVVVSSRLQELDRSLEEAAMDLGANRVKVFFLITLPIIAPALMSGWLLAFTLSLDDVVIASFVAGPSSTTLPMKIFASVRMGVSPKINALATLMVLAVSTVAVLGWWISARAEKRRQRDMQLALQENG; from the coding sequence ATGAGCATGACCCGGCGTAGTTCCTGGTTGGGTTGGAGCATCCTGCTGCTCGGCTTTGCCTTCCTGTACCTGCCGATCCTGTTGCTGATGGTGTACTCGTTCAATTCCTCGCGGCTGGCGACGGTATGGGCGGGCTTCTCCACACAGTGGTACGGCGAGTTGTTCCGCGACCGCCAGCTGCTGCAGGCGGCCTGGATCAGCATCAAGATCGCATTCTGGACAGCGAGCGCATCAATGGTGATCGGCACCATGGCGGCGATGGCGATGACCCGCTTCAAGCGCTTCCCCAGCAAGACCCTGTTCGGCGCCTTGGTGACGGCGCCGCTGGTGATGCCGGAGGTGATCATCGGCCTGTCGATCCTGCTGATGCTGGTATCGATGGGCGGCTTGTTCGGGCTGCCGTCCAAGGGCGTGGTGGCGATCTGGATCGCGCATGTCACCTTCACCATCTCCTTCGTGACGGTGGTGGTGTCCTCGCGCCTGCAGGAGCTGGACCGCTCGCTGGAAGAGGCGGCAATGGATCTGGGTGCGAACCGGGTCAAGGTGTTCTTCCTGATCACCTTGCCGATCATCGCGCCGGCGCTGATGTCGGGCTGGTTGTTGGCCTTCACCCTGTCGCTGGATGACGTGGTGATTGCCAGCTTCGTCGCCGGCCCCAGCTCGACCACGCTGCCGATGAAGATCTTTGCCTCGGTGAGAATGGGCGTGAGCCCGAAGATCAACGCCCTGGCCACGTTGATGGTGCTGGCAGTATCGACGGTGGCAGTGCTGGGTTGGTGGATCTCGGCCCGCGCCGAAAAACGCCGCCAGCGCGACATGCAGCTGGCCCTGCAGGAAAACGGCTGA
- a CDS encoding ABC transporter permease subunit, with product MSATSPLTRGWRRWLPGARAGVIGVPYLWLLLFFAIPFLIVLKISFAKMAVAMPPYTSIVEYVDNAFTVNLNLGNYTALFTDSQYLVAYLSSIKIAVISTLLTLLIGYPMAYVISRMSPSARNIAMMLVVLPSWTSFLIRVYAWIGILDSNGLINRTLMNLGLIDEPLRILYTPVAAYIGIVYCYLPFMVLPLYANLVKLDNRLLEAAYDLGAKPWQAFARITLPLSRSGIIAGCMLVMIPAVGEFVIPEMLGGPDTLMIGRVLWGEFFNNRDWPLASAVAIVMLLLLLVPIIIFNRSQQRELEGKLA from the coding sequence ATGAGCGCGACCAGCCCACTCACCCGCGGTTGGCGGCGGTGGTTGCCCGGTGCGCGCGCAGGTGTGATCGGCGTGCCCTACCTGTGGCTGCTGCTGTTCTTCGCCATCCCGTTCCTGATCGTGCTGAAGATCTCCTTCGCCAAGATGGCGGTGGCCATGCCGCCGTATACCTCCATCGTCGAATACGTGGACAACGCGTTCACGGTGAACCTCAATCTTGGCAACTACACCGCGCTGTTCACCGACAGCCAGTACCTGGTCGCCTATCTGAGTTCGATCAAGATCGCGGTGATCTCGACGTTGTTGACCTTGCTGATCGGTTACCCGATGGCCTACGTGATCTCGCGGATGTCACCGTCGGCGCGCAACATCGCGATGATGCTGGTGGTGCTGCCGTCGTGGACCTCGTTCCTGATCCGCGTCTACGCCTGGATCGGCATCCTCGACAGCAACGGCCTGATCAACCGGACGCTGATGAACCTCGGGCTGATCGACGAGCCGCTGCGCATCCTCTACACCCCGGTCGCCGCGTATATCGGCATCGTCTACTGCTATCTGCCGTTCATGGTGCTGCCGCTGTATGCCAACCTGGTCAAGCTGGACAACCGCCTGCTGGAGGCCGCCTACGACCTGGGTGCCAAGCCTTGGCAGGCGTTCGCGCGCATCACCTTGCCGCTGTCGCGCAGCGGCATCATCGCCGGCTGCATGCTGGTGATGATTCCGGCGGTGGGCGAGTTCGTCATCCCGGAAATGCTGGGCGGGCCGGACACCTTGATGATCGGCCGCGTGCTGTGGGGCGAGTTCTTCAACAACCGCGACTGGCCGCTGGCCTCGGCGGTAGCCATCGTGATGCTACTGTTGCTGCTGGTGCCCATCATCATCTTCAACCGGTCCCAGCAGCGTGAGCTGGAAGGGAAGCTGGCATGA
- a CDS encoding ABC transporter ATP-binding protein: MPVDAKPEAIALNSEPGYLSIRDLRKEFDGFVAVDDVNLDVRKGEIFALLGGSGSGKSTLLRCLAGFETPTKGTILLDGQPITALPPYERPINMMFQSYALFPHMTVEQNIAFGLKQDGMAKDAIARRVGEMLELVQLEKLGKRKPHQLSGGQQQRVALARSLAKSPKLLLLDEPMGALDKKLRSKMQLELVNIIEQLGVTCVMVTHDQEEAMTMATRIAVMDQGWIQQIGKPDDIYEQPANRFVAGFIGSVNSFEGVIDEDLPEYVTVRTADFPAPIYVGHGITGYEGQPVAFALRPEKVHIAKEEPEGETNKAFGVVEDIAYFGSHSVYHVRLPSGAKILSNFANMKRWDSDGITWNDEVWVSWDDNDGVVLTS; this comes from the coding sequence ATGCCCGTTGACGCCAAGCCAGAGGCCATCGCTTTGAACAGCGAGCCCGGCTACCTGTCCATTCGCGATCTGCGCAAGGAATTCGATGGTTTCGTCGCCGTCGATGACGTCAATCTTGATGTGCGCAAGGGCGAGATCTTCGCGCTGCTCGGGGGGTCGGGGAGTGGCAAGTCCACCCTGCTGCGTTGCCTGGCCGGCTTTGAAACCCCGACCAAGGGCACGATCCTGCTCGACGGCCAGCCGATCACCGCGCTGCCGCCCTACGAGCGGCCGATCAACATGATGTTCCAGTCCTATGCGCTGTTCCCGCACATGACGGTGGAGCAGAACATCGCCTTCGGCCTGAAGCAGGACGGCATGGCCAAGGACGCCATCGCCCGCCGCGTCGGCGAGATGCTGGAGCTGGTGCAATTGGAGAAGCTGGGCAAGCGCAAGCCGCACCAGCTGTCCGGCGGCCAGCAGCAGCGCGTGGCGCTGGCGCGCTCGCTGGCAAAGAGCCCCAAGCTATTGTTGCTGGACGAGCCGATGGGCGCGCTGGACAAGAAGCTGCGCTCGAAGATGCAGCTGGAGCTGGTCAACATCATCGAGCAGCTGGGGGTGACCTGCGTGATGGTCACCCATGATCAGGAAGAAGCCATGACCATGGCCACCCGCATCGCAGTGATGGACCAGGGTTGGATCCAGCAGATCGGCAAGCCCGATGACATCTACGAGCAGCCGGCCAATCGTTTCGTAGCCGGTTTCATCGGCTCGGTGAATTCCTTCGAAGGCGTGATCGACGAGGACCTGCCCGAATACGTCACCGTGCGCACCGCGGATTTCCCGGCGCCGATCTACGTAGGCCACGGCATCACCGGCTACGAAGGCCAGCCGGTGGCGTTCGCGCTGCGCCCGGAGAAGGTCCACATCGCCAAGGAAGAACCGGAAGGGGAGACCAACAAGGCCTTCGGCGTGGTCGAGGACATCGCCTATTTCGGCAGCCACTCGGTCTACCACGTGCGCCTGCCCAGTGGCGCCAAGATCCTGTCCAACTTCGCCAACATGAAGCGCTGGGACAGCGACGGCATCACCTGGAACGATGAAGTCTGGGTGTCCTGGGACGACAACGACGGCGTGGTGCTGACCTCATGA